Proteins found in one Thunnus maccoyii chromosome 5, fThuMac1.1, whole genome shotgun sequence genomic segment:
- the tmem170a gene encoding transmembrane protein 170A yields MQDRYSEIGFVQQILGLNLVPRKNGTHRGNDTSLSDFSEMWYGVFLWAAVSSLVFHLPAALLSLATLRQHKMARFMPIAILLMGIVGPVCGGVLTSAAIAGVYKAAGKRMISLEALVFGVGQSFCVLIISFLRVLATL; encoded by the exons ATGCAGGACAGATATAGTGAGATCGGCTTCGTCCAGCAAATACTCGGGTTGAATTTAGTGCCGAGAAAAAACGGCACACACCGAGGCAACGACACCTCGCTCAGCGACTTCTCAG AGATGTGGTATGGGGTGTTCCTGTGGGCAGCGGTCTCCTCTCTGGTCTTCCACCTGCCTGCAGCTCTGCTGTCCCTCGCCACACTACGACAGCACAAGATGGCCCGTTTCATGCCCATCGCCATCCTCCTCATGGGCATCGTCGGGCCAGTATGCGGAGGAGTCCTCACCA gtGCAGCCATAGCCGGTGTGTACAAGGCAGCAGGGAAGAGGATGATCTCTCTGGAGGCGCTTGTTTTTGGTGTGGGACAGTCCTTCTGTGTCCTCATCATCTCCTTCCTCAGGGTACTCGCCACCCTCTAG